Genomic segment of Arachis hypogaea cultivar Tifrunner chromosome 11, arahy.Tifrunner.gnm2.J5K5, whole genome shotgun sequence:
TCTGCAcccttaaaaattgaaatttattattaaagtttaaatttgaaaaaaataggaACTGcctataaaatttttgaaagggaTGGAAGGAAACACTAGAAGCGCGTAATTTAAAAGTAGACATCGTTTGATTTCGCCACGGTGAGCATTGGGTCTGTGGTAATTGAGAGAGTCCAATTCAAATTGGCCACAGACAAACAAAAACGTGGAAAACTTTCGCACAATTTAACCACGGAAAAGCAAAACGTTACAAGTGATTACGACGATCATGAAAATTTGCTACTGCTTCTTGTTCGTGAATATTTTCCCGTGGTAAACTACCGTGTTTCTGGTAGTGATATTGTTTTATAAATATTGTCTTTTTTTATTAAGTAAATTGAAAAGACATTTTGCGTCTGCTTTTGTGTGTAAATAATTCTTTTACTacaataagaattagataaactaAGGTCTACCATATCAACAAATTTAAACACATGCATGCTAGAAGCCTAGAAGCATATGGTTTTCTAGTATTTGACAAAGACATTATTTACAGCTATTGTATTTCATGATGACAACCAACATCTAGAATTGGAATATAGCATTTTATTATTAGAAGTTGGATTGTCTTCTGCATAACTGAATAGAAACTAAGTTGGAATTCTATTATTCTAAACCATACTAGTCTACTAGACGCAATATCACATCCATGACTTGcacatgaaaagaaaaaaaaatccaccTCCTATATCGTACGATActataatgtaaccattcatgaATATGGGCACACTTTAACATCATGTATGTGTATCCCTTAATTATagctaaattataaataatatctgAAGAAGTATAAATGTGAATTATGCCTTGGGTTAGTTTATTTAATAGTTTTAGTTGAATCACATATATTCTCTAAGTAATCTTGTTCGATCTAAGATATTTATGATATCACTTGAATCAATTCCCATGAATTAATAAGGGTTATTTGTATTgcgttttttgttttgttttccttttACGTAATAATACATCCTTAATAATTTTAGTACATTTTATTGCTGCTTTTATAATTGCTGTTATATATAAAATCACAagtagtttttctttttgttccttttaagttatgtgttttttttataataatagttatataataattatttttttcatggttgtttgtgattttttttatgcTATATTGCTTGTTGGTGTCTTTAAAACCAGCGTAATCGACAAATATTTGAGGATATTTGAGAATGTCGGCAGCTGCCTCCTGATGTTTACTTCTGCCTAAGCTTGAATTTGGGTAAAAAATTTGGATATGAATCTTTttgtgttattttaaaaaataagacttATAAGAAGTTATATTGTTATAAATACTACTATCTAAGTCATAatataatcattttttttttaatttgttttaatgttGTTATTAAATTTGTgctaaaaaataacaattttataGACTTATAGTtaatatttatcaataaatattacAGACACACCGTATATACTATATATACGTTTCAACTACTATATAATAGTTGAAATATATTGTAACATAATATGTGAGAgtctgaaaataaaattgaatttaaaataaaatacaaaaagttGTTAGGAAGTTTCTAGTCTTGTACAGCTAATGAGTTTGTTACAATTTGTTAGTTTGTTACAATTTGTTAGAGAATTAGCTGAGAATTAGTTATTTATCTCTTTCTTTTGTACAGATATATAAAGTAGTGTATATGTATATCTACAGTGTAAAATCATGATGCTTGATTCATTCAATAAACAGAGAATGTTCATCATTCAAATTTCTCTCTGActtcttcaaatctttttcactgTCCTCTTCAATTTTAATATGATGAATCTTTATCATCAGCTTTAGCTttcacttctcttctcttcttttgacAGCTTGCTGCATCGCATTGCTTGCTGCATCACACTGGTACCATtttacatggtatcagagcttgcgATCTTTCAATGGCGCCCGATGATACGAATACCAGTACCAACGCTGCTCATTCCGCTGCGGATTTCGAACGATTCACTGCCTTCATGGCCCAATTCTCCCAATTTCAAGCTCAATTTTCCAGATCTGGTTCTACCTCCATTTCAGACCCAACCAGCCCCTATTTTCTTCATCCTTCAGAAAGTCCTGGCACTTCATTGATACCTCTTCAACTTACACCTCAAAATTATTATCAGTGGTCACACGATATGTGGCATGCTCTCAGATCTAAGAATAAGGTAAAATTCTTAGATGGATCAATTGTGAAACCTGCTGAGCATGAAGCTACCTTCGAAGCTTGGGATCTGTGCAATAGCTTTCTTCTTTCTTGGATTAATCTCTCTCTCAGTCCAGAAATTGTTAAGAGCGTGATGTGGATCACTTTTGCTTCAGATTTGTGGAACGATCTGAAAATTCGCTACTCGCATGGAGATGTGTTCAGAGTTGGTGATTTAAAGAGGAGTTCTATGCTATTCGCCAAGGTGATTCCACTATCACTACTTATTTCACTAAATTGAAATCTATTTGGGAGGAATTAGAGAATCTTCGTACAATTCCTAGTTGTTTGGCTTGTGTTAATAGTTGCAATTGTGGAttgaaaattattagagattatgcGTCTGAAGAGTATGTTGTTAAATTCTTGAAAGGCTTAAACGAGCAATATTCCACTGTCAAGTCTCAGATCATGCTTTTAAAGCCTTTGCCTGATGTCAATACTGTCTTGGCCATGCTAACACAGCAAGAATGCCAATTCCATTCGGATTTCATGGATACTAAAATAGTTGCAAACTCCATGGAAGTGCAACACTCTTCGGGCAACAACCCTGCCTCAAGAGGCAGAGGATGAGGCAGAAATTCAGGACGAGGTACAAGGAAAGGGGGGCAATGAATTTCCTGCACACTTGAAGCAGAAATCTGCAAATCATATCAGCACTGAAGGGGCAATTGAGGATTCCAATGCTGAGCTAATTGATTCTGGTCAAGATGATAAGAGTAATGAGATAGTGCTTGTCTTCAGGGGCGGTGCTAGGTACAAGGAAAGGGGGGCAATGgcccccctaattttaattttttacatgtaaattatatgtaaattttagtttagcccccccttaaaattttattttagtcttattttattgtgtaaatattttttgccCCCCTCTAATATTTCTTCTAGCTCCGCCCCTGCTTGTCTTGACTCCTGATCAGAAGGAAACGTTAATAGCTCTGCTCCAGCAACCGCTTATGACAGCTCCAACTAGTGTGAACCACATTACTTCTTCAACCACCTTCACTCAACCAAAAGGTAGACATATTTTGAGTGCATGTTTTCATAAAACCTCTTGGATAATTGACAGTGGTGCCACTGATCATGCTTGCTATAtccaagaatttttcaaaatcttctttcatataaaaccagttttaatcaATCTACCTGATGGTTCCAAAACTACAATAAATATTTGTGGTACAGTGCAATTATCAGACACTTTGATCCTCACCAATGTTTTGTTCATTCCTcactttaaatataatttaatttctgtttcaaAGCTCACTAAAACATTGCATTGTGAAGTTAGATTCACTGATTATTCTTGTGAGATACAGGAACTTCCCTCCTTGAAGATGATTGGGCAAGCTGAAGTGGTTAGAGATCTCTATGTGATGAATGCAGATCCATTAAAATTACCTTCACCAAAATTCACTACACAACCTGTGACACTTACTATACAGCAAGATATAGGAGTTCTTTGACATGCTAGATTAGGTCATTTACTATATAGCAGAATGATAACCGTGAAAAATAGTTTTTCCTTCATTAAATGCATTTCTCAGTCACATGTTTGTGACTCATGTCATTATGCCAAACAAAAAAGATTTCCCTTCCCTATAAGCAATACACATTCTGTTAATGATTTTGATTTGTTACATATTGATATTTGGGGCCAATTTCTGTTCCGTCCATTTCAGGTCATAAGTATTTTTTAACTATTGTTAAAGACAAAACCAGATTCACATGGCtttattgcatgaaattaaaattagaagCGAGAAAATTAGTTTAAGATTTTGTTCAACTTGTACAAACACAATTTAACAAAATTGTCAAGTAAATTAGAACTGATAATGgtttgaaattcaaaatggagTCATTTTACAGTCAAAGGCACTGAGCATCAAACCTCTTGTGTTGAAACTCCACAACAAAATGGTATTGTGGAGCGCAAACATCAACACATCCTCGTTGTTGCTAGAGCGCTTTTGTTTCATTCATTTGTCCCAAAATATTTTTGGCATTATGCTGTACAACATTCAATTCATTTGATAAATCGATTGCCTAATGCCTTCTTGAAAAATATGACTCCTTATGAAGCTCTATTTCATTATAAACCAGATTTAAGTGAACTTAAGGTGTTTGGTTGCCTTATATTTGCTTCCACTCTCACTGCTGGAAGACGATAGTTGGATCCAAGGTCCAGAAAATGCATTTTTCTAAGCTATAAAATCGGCACTAGAGGTTCAATTTTGCTTGACATAGAAACTAAAGAAATCTTTATGTCTCGGAACACTGAATTTTTTGAACAACATTTTCCTTTCAAGACTGTTTCAAGTAATTCACACTCCACTGCACAACAATCATTCACACCTGCAAATTTGGATCCCTTTTTGGATTTGTATCCTATTTCTGCATTTCATCCTAACATTCATAACACTCCATCTTTAGCAACTAATCACGCATCCCCTGACATTATTCCTCATACTGTATCATCTACTGCATCTTTGCGTGATACTTATACCTCTAATACAACTCCTAATCAAGTTACTCAATCTGCCACCGTTAATTCACCATCTTCCATTCCTGTTTTAAGACGGTCTGAAAGGGAATGCAGGCAACCATCTTATCTTCAGGACTATCACTGCTTCAACCTTCGTTCACATAGAGATCCTGTCCACACTGTCCAATTATCTTCAAATTGTAAGTATCCCTTGTCTCACCATTTGTCATATGCATCTTTCTCTCCAAAGCACCTAGCATTCACTCTTGCTATCATTAACAACCCTGACCCTAAACACTACTCTGAGGCTGTCATGCATGATTGTTGGAGAAAGGCTATTGATGCAGAACTTGCTGCTCTTGAGCAAAACAAAACCTGGACCATTACCTCCTTACCATCTCGCAAGAATGCAGTTGGTTGTAAGTAGATCTTTCGCACTAAGTTCAACCCAGACGGAACTATTGAACGGCACAAGGCTCAGCTAGTTGCTCAAGGTTTTACCCAAATTTCAGGGGTTGATTATATTGACACTTTTAGCCCAGTGGTTAAAATGAGCACTGTTCGAGTCCTTCTGGCCATTGCTGCAGCAAAGGACTGGCATATTCATCAACTTGATGTTAACACCGCCTTTCTTCAAGGCGACCTTCATGAAGATGTATTCATGAAGCTTCTGAAAGGGTTGAAATGTTCTGATCCCAAGCTGGTTTGCAAGCTAGATAGGTCTCTTTACGGCTTGAAGCAAGCGAGTCGTCAATGGAATCTCAAGCTCTCTGCTGCGTTAACTGAATTGGGGTTCAATCAGTCTGAAAGTGATCACTCTTTGTTCACTAAATCTACTACACATGGGTTCACAGCAATTTTGGTGTATGTAGATGATCTTGTTCTATCTGGTGATAATTTGAATGAAATGCAACATGTCAAGCACTTTCTGGATAGCAAGTTCCAAATTAAATATCTTGGCATTCTTAAGTTTTTTATTGGAATGGAGGTAGCTCGGAGCAAAGCTGGAATTTATCTTTACCAAAGAAAATATGCTTTGGATTTGATCAATGACTGTGGCTTTCTTGGAGCCAAGCCAGCGACAACACCTATAGAGTATTCAACCTCTTTGTCCAGAGAATCAGGAATTGTGCTTCCTGATGCTTCACTCTATCATAGATTGATTGGAAGGCTTCTTTATCTTACCAATACCAGGATAGATTTGAGCTACTATGTGGGTTGCCTCTCTCAATTCATGGACTCACCCACTGATGTTTATTTGCAAGCTGCTTACAGGGTTCTTCGATACTTGAAACAATCTCCAATTTCTGGTCTCTTCTTCTCTGCCACAAACTCTTTTAAGCTCTCTGGTTACATTGATTCAGATTGGGGTGCTTGCAAGGACACTAGGAAGTCCATCACTGgttattgcttctttcttgatcACATACTCATCTCTTGAAAGAGTAAGAAACAAACAACTGTGTCCAGATCTTTCTCTGAAGCAGAGTATCGAGCGTTGGCTAATGGGACGTGTGAACTCATTTGGTTGCTGAAATTGTTAAAGGAGTTTGACATCCATCCTCCTCTCCCAGTTGATATTTTTTGTGATAACAAATCTACTATCTACATTGCTTCTAATCCGGTCTTTCATGAGTGAACCAAGCATGTGGAGATTGATTGTCATATTGCTCGAAACAAGTACAAGGAAGGTATTTCAAATTTGAGACATATTGCCTCTGCTAACCAACCTGCTAACATCTTTACAAAGCCCCTTGCTCCAGGGCCCTTCTCCTCTCTATTGTCCAAGCTAGGATTACTTGATTTGCACAAACCAAGCAATACCAGCTTGCGGGAGAATGTAACATAATATGTGAGAGTCTGAAAATAAAatcgaatttaaaataaaatacaaaaagttGTTAGGAAGCTTCTAGTCTTGTACAGCTAATGAGTTTGTTAGTTTGTTACAATTTGTTAGAGAATTAGCTGAGAATTAGTTATTTATCTCCTTCCTTTGTACAGATATATAAAGTGTATATCTACAGTGTAAAATCATGATGCTTGATTTATTTAATAAACAGAGAATGttcatcatccaaatttctctctgacttcttcaaatctttttcactgTCCTCTTCAATTTCAATCTGCTGAAACTTTATCATCAGCTTTAGCTttcacttctcttctcttcttttgacAGCTTGCTGCATCGCACTGCTTGCTGCATCACATTGGTACCATTTTACATGTATAGcatgataaatttataatatttattgatgaatattaactataaaataaagcTCAATTAACTTAATGTGGAATAAAAAGTTACAACATTTTCAAATAATATCAATCAACCGAATAAAGtgggataaaaaaaattatatattatttatcctTTAATTTAAAACTTTATATTTCTAaagtttaaatatattttttttaatattttgattctaacatttaaaattattttcttaatttatatatacatttaGATCTGGATATAAAGATGGACCAGCATCTCGCAATCTACGAGAAGCAAACGTTGCAAAACATGAACATCTCGCAATCCACGAGAAGTTGTGTAGCAGTGTTGCAGAACATGGATATTTGACCAAGTGGCGGTTTAAGAACATGGATACTTGAACATCTTCAGTCTGTGATTCAGAATTCAGTTGGTCAGTTTTCTGCTGTGCTTATCGGATTCTTTTTggtatgttttcaaaattttgtgcgcTCCATTTGTCTAAACTTCCACCACAAATTTGTATCTTCTCTTATATGTCTCATTTGCTACTTTTTGATGCATCTTCTATCACCTTGTTACATTCATCACTTGTTAACCATGCTTTCTCAAACCTGAACCTGTGCGCCTTCCCGATTTTCTGACCAAATTGAGTAGCAAGGGACTGTGATCAGATTTGTATTTAATAGATGTCGAACTGTTATTTTCAAATACATCTCCTTCCACCCTATTGTTGTCAAGGCATTTTTGGATACATCTCCTTCCACCCGCCTTATGCCTTTTCCTCCCCAATTTTCTGGCCAAATTGAGCCGGCCAAATTGAGTAGCAAGGGGCTGTGATCATATTTGTATTTAAATAgatgttgaatggttgttttTGGATACATCTCCTTCCACCCTATTGTTGCCAAGGTATTTTCGGATACATCTCCTTTGACCCTATTGTTGCCAAGGCTTTGACCAACCAttctgttagaatataattaggatcaattagtattattttctttctttataaacGGGTTAGATTTTTCGCCCAACAAAGGCTTGGGAACATCATTTTTCCTAGCAAATGTGTTCAAAGACTTGTCATTTGATTTATCATTCAGAATGTTCCCACTAATTCCTGGCTTGTCTAACCCAAGTTTTGCTAATCCAATTAGGGTTTTGGATCCTGCAATTATTGGTAATGCAAAACTTGGGTTAGACAAGCCAGGAATTAGTGGGAACATTCTGAATGATAAATCAAATGACAAGTCTTTGAACACATTCGCTAGGAAAAATGATGTTTCCAAGCCTTTGTTGGGCGAAAAATCTAACCCgtttataaagaaagaaaataatactaattgatcctagtTATATTCTAACACATTCGACTATGTAAATGAGTGCCCAACAAATTATTGGCTGAGAGATTTTAATAGATCCTAACTAaactatttttttgtaattttctagGCAGCCATAGAATTCGGTAGTCCTCTTTGGGTTCTTTCAGTAAAACccctaatatataatatatattttaaaaattatacatataatGAAGGAAGTGAGAATTAAACACACAATCTCTCCCATATAATAACTTAGAGTAAGTGAGTAACcactaaactaattaattaaattaaggaAGAAGGGACAAAAGTACACCTGAAAGTTTATACGCTGGACAGTAATACACTTGAATCGTTTAATGAGTCACGCGTGCACATTAATTATACACTCCGGCAGACTGAATCACCATTCCGGCCATCAGCGTGTGGCGTGGTTAGTGAGAGTGGACAAGTGCCTCTATTTATCCTTGCTGGCACGTTAAGAGTTAGTGAGCTGGCCAATTAGTGCCAACTCAGataaaatgttttattttaatatttaattaggaaaaattaacCCTAAAATGCTTTGTTCTCTTTAATCAAATTATGAACTTCAAGGTTTTGTTGGTGGTAACATAGTTTGCACCTTGAGACAATTAGACAGCCCTAGCAGAGAAGCAATGGCATTGCTCTGAAGTGGTGAGTCAGTTCATCATTGGAGGAGTACTCGAAGAAGTGAAGTCAACCCACATGACCACAGCGACGATCACGCACTGGAGGCAGGGACGATCTAAAGATAACATCTTTTGAACTTCCCATTGTACCTATTATGATCGAACATGCTATTTGATGTTTGTTTAGTAACTAGTTTGTGGTTGTCCGAAAAAAGTTAGGGTTTTCTGGGTTTAGTTGTGGTTATGAGGGTTTTGTTTTTCTTCGTAGATGTCAACTCACATCACACTTGTGTATCATCATGGGGGAGGTTGGAGAGAAATTCTAAAGGGGTTACAGTATACAGCGGTGGTCAAGTGTCCTTAATTCCTAGAGTCAATGTGGATACGTTGAACCTGTTTTTCATGGAGGGATTGTTCAAGGATTTGGGTTATATTCAATGGAAGGAATTTTACTGGGGAAAGCCTGATGCTGGAGGTGGTATTGCTCTTAAGCTACTTAGGCTAGATAGGGATGTGGTGAACATGTATGAGGATGCAATTAAAAATGATGGTAGGGTGGTACATGTGTATTGGGAGCGTACAGTAGACATTCCAACTGAGGTTGAGGTGGTTGACGTAGATGCGGAAGAGGTCCCTACCCCTGAAACAGCCAATGTAAATGCAGAGAGTGTGAAATCACCTGGGGGGAGGATAAAGAAGAGGGCACAAAAGAGTCAAAAACCAGCCAGAATTCTGAGGCCAAGAAAACTAACAACAACACTAGGCCAGAAGTCATCCCATAGTTTATTACCTTCAATGAAGAAAACCAACCCAAGGGAAAGACAACAAAAAACCACACAATCTGAACCAGCAAAACAATCTCACCCACAGCCCAAACCAAAAACAATGTCACCCACAGCCCAAGTTAAGCTAGCATATGTGGCCCAAGCCCAACACACACCACATGTGGGCCAAGCCCAACATACAACTCTTATGGCCCAAACCCAAACCACTCAAACTGGACCACCAACAACTTCTGAACCTGGAACTCAATCACAACTCAACCTTCAATAAGATGAGGTCCCTACCCAGGAatcaagagcaaaacaaaaaaacagaagaaattctTACAAGAGGCCAGCTCCTAGTGGACAGACCTTTGTGCAAGGAGGCATAGGTGAAGCTCCAAAAATATTTGTCCCTCGTGTAACCAGTGAGTCATCAGAGAGTGATGATGATGACTCTGATCTAGATTACCATCAGTATGAGCCTGAGGAGCTGCACAGCACTTATTCATCAGactgtgatagtgagtatgaggCAGAGCGCAATGTTTAGCCTCAAGAAAACCCGAATGCTGCTTTTGGCTCAGTACATTTAGAGCTGGGGATGGAATTCGAAACTATGGAGCAATTCAAAAGAGCTGTTAGGAAGTTCAATATACAAATTGGAAGGAGTATCATGTTTAGCCGATTAGAACCATTGAAGTGTAAGGCAATTTGTTGTGAGGCCAACTGTCCATGGATTATCTACTATTCCAGGTCTAATGAACCAAAGAGTTTTCAAGTTAAGACGTTTGTCAACCAACATGTTTTTGCAAGAAGCCACACCAACAAGTCAGCTGATAGAAAGTGGGTTATTGAACAGTTGGAGGAGAAGTTGAGGGACCAAAGGGACTTTAAAATATCTGAAGCTGAGGCATGGTTTAGAAGAGAGTTCAATGTAACCATCAACTACAAAAAATACAAAGGGAAATGAAGAAGGCAAGGGAGAATATTGAGGGCTCTGAGAGGGAGCAGTATGCTGAGTTGAGGGATTACATACTTGCCTTGTTGACAGCTAATCCAGGAGCAACTATTAATATGGACACTACCCCTATGCCTGATTCCCTCCCGATCTTCAAGAGACTATACATATGTTTTGACGCTTGCAAAAAAGGTTTCATACAAGGTTGCAGACCATTTATTGGACTTGATGGCACATTCCTGAAAGGTTACTACGGTGGGCAATTGCTTACAACAGTGGAACAAGATGCTAACAATCAGATCTTTCCCATTGCATATGCAGTCATTGACTCAGAGATAAGAGATAACTGGAGATGGTTTCTAGAACTTCTGCATCGTGATTTGGGGAACTATAGGGTGCATGGTTGGAAATTCATGAGTGACCAACAGAAGGTAATTGTTAAATATTATTTCCTGGTTGATTTGTATCACTCAGCTTGTTAATTGTTGTTGTCTGTGTGAACGCAGGGTCTGATACCAGCCATGGAGCAGGTTATGCCCGGAGTGCATCATCGGTTTTGTGCAATGCACATTTGGGCCAACTTCACTAAAAGATGGAAGGATAAACAGTTGAAAGGAGCAGTATGGGAATGTTGTAGAGCCACCACTGTTACTGAATTTGAAGCTACAATGATGAGGTTAAAGGGAATCAACAATGCTGCCTGGGAATACTTAGATCGACTTGACCCAAAAACTTGGACAAAGGCACATTTCAGTGAGTGGCCTAAGGTGGACAATGTCACTAACAACAACTGTGAGACTTTCAATGGTAAGATTCTCAAATACAGAGGCAAGCCAATCATAACAATGTTAGAGAAAGTCATAGTTCATATCATGAGGGTTATGGCGAGGAACAAAAAGTCTCTAAGTGGCTATGTTGGTTCTGTTGCACCAAGACAACTTAGCAGGCttgagagagagaaggaagaaagtaATAAATGGACTCCCATATGGGCAGGGGATGACAGTGGAGAAATTTATGAGGTTGAGAAGCATCCTACTAAGGTTACTGTTGACTTGGGAAATCAGAAGTGCACCTGTCGATTTTGGCAGCTCACAGGCTTGCCTTGCAGACACGCTTGTGCAGCACTTGCTCTGAGGGGTCGTAGGCCAGAAGACCAGATCCATAACTGGCTGGGAATGGCTGCATATAACTCAGCATACCAACATAACATCAATCCCGTACCAAGCAAAGAATTTTGGGATAAAGCTGAAGGCTATCCTCCACTGCCCCCTCACTATAAGACACCCATTGGAAGACcaacaaaaaagagaagaaaggagaaaaatgAGGCACAGCTAAATTCTAACCCACATAAGCTTAAAAGGAGATATGAAACAATCATTTGCAAATATCGTGGAGAGGTATGAATATCATGTTTTATGAGTTTGTTCTAGAGATCACTGATACTgttatattttcattttctcaTGTTTATATATTGTAGAGTGGCCACAATAGTAGGGGTTGTGAAAAAAAGCATGCTGATATGAATGATGAGGTTGCAGCTATGGAAGCAGAGGAAGCTGCTGCTGCTACTAATAATCCTGCACAGCCACCACCACCCCAACAACAGAACCCTAATGATGCTGCTACTGCTCCAAGACCCAAGTCTAAACCTATGGTCTCCACTGAAACCATGAATGCTGCAAGCCCAGCAATGAGGCAGAGGTTTGAACAGTTTATGCCAACTCCAACTCTGAGGCACCAACCAAATCCGGGGCCAAGACCATCAAAGCTAGTCCCAAGAGGAGTTCCTGGAAGAAGCAATGACCCAGCTACAGCAACTGATCAAGTTGGCCCAAGTGAAGGTGGGACCATGCAAGGGGCTGCAACAGAGACATAGAACCTTTATTGAAGACTGATGTGCATGTTTTGTTTTTTGTGGGGAAGGCTGTTTTGTTTATCAGCATAAACCTTGGGACTTTTTTTTGCAATCTAGTAGTATGTGGTATGTTATGTTATATACATTGTGACTTTGCTTGTTAATCAGGTATTTCTGGCTTGTAT
This window contains:
- the LOC140176283 gene encoding uncharacterized protein, whose product is MKKARENIEGSEREQYAELRDYILALLTANPGATINMDTTPMPDSLPIFKRLYICFDACKKGFIQGCRPFIGLDGTFLKGYYGGQLLTTVEQDANNQIFPIAYAVIDSEIRDNWRWFLELLHRDLGNYRVHGWKFMSDQQKGLIPAMEQVMPGVHHRFCAMHIWANFTKRWKDKQLKGAVWECCRATTVTEFEATMMRLKGINNAAWEYLDRLDPKTWTKAHFSEWPKVDNVTNNNCETFNGKILKYRGKPIITMLEKVIVHIMRVMARNKKSLSGYVGSVAPRQLSRLEREKEESNKWTPIWAGDDSGEIYEVEKHPTKVTVDLGNQKCTCRFWQLTGLPCRHACAALALRGRRPEDQIHNWLGMAAYNSAYQHNINPVPSKEFWDKAEGYPPLPPHYKTPIGRPTKKRRKEKNEAQLNSNPHKLKRRYETIICKYRGESGHNSRGCEKKHADMNDEVAAMEAEEAAAATNNPAQPPPPQQQNPNDAATAPRPKSKPMVSTETMNAASPAMRQRFEQFMPTPTLRHQPNPGPRPSKLVPRGVPGRSNDPATATDQVGPSEGGTMQGAATET